From a region of the Candidatus Poribacteria bacterium genome:
- a CDS encoding sugar phosphate isomerase/epimerase: MRFGFMSSVCPPLTLAELIDKAKHYNYKHLELRVEWDHGHGVELDSTPQQLQEARHRFADSGIELSCIATGVRFIDPDAQKRAEQVELLKRYIDLSETMGAKNIRIFGDRVPETPVAVSQTLDWEAEGIRACDGLAGDAGVALCLETHGNLIASYVTETLHRAEAQNTFANWHAAHHVRHGEPVNVAYVHLRGKVRHAHVNFGDRGPLPDTEKDSLTLLSQDGYDGFVSIEVINPPDSDAVLQRHIELYNALS, from the coding sequence ATGCGATTTGGTTTTATGTCGTCTGTGTGTCCGCCACTAACACTGGCGGAACTCATTGACAAAGCGAAACACTACAATTACAAACACTTAGAACTTCGCGTGGAGTGGGATCACGGACACGGCGTAGAGTTGGATTCCACACCGCAGCAGCTGCAGGAGGCGCGCCACCGCTTTGCCGATAGCGGTATTGAACTCTCCTGCATTGCGACCGGGGTGCGATTCATAGATCCCGACGCCCAAAAACGTGCCGAACAGGTGGAGTTGCTCAAACGGTATATAGACTTGTCCGAAACGATGGGTGCCAAGAATATTCGGATTTTCGGGGATCGGGTACCAGAAACCCCTGTTGCGGTATCTCAGACTTTGGATTGGGAAGCGGAAGGTATTCGTGCGTGCGACGGCTTAGCGGGCGATGCGGGGGTTGCGCTCTGTTTGGAGACACACGGCAATCTCATCGCGAGTTACGTAACGGAGACTTTACATCGAGCGGAAGCGCAGAACACCTTTGCGAATTGGCACGCTGCGCATCATGTTCGACACGGGGAACCCGTCAATGTCGCTTATGTGCATCTGCGTGGCAAGGTGCGGCATGCCCATGTCAACTTCGGCGACAGGGGTCCCTTACCGGACACGGAGAAAGATTCGCTTACACTGCTCTCACAGGACGGATACGACGGGTTTGTCTCTATTGAGGTGATTAACCCACCGGATTCAGATGCAGTGCTGCAACGGCATATAGAACTCTACAACGCTTTATCCTAA
- a CDS encoding TIM barrel protein translates to MDIICASICYRGYAEDEVAATLEYAPQIGYRLMEIHGPLIWSVDAAHTFDIDDMKAKIDASGMKCAGLYPPGWGGQDSTDVDARAGAIARCVEIAEGLGATHLTTSGAQRRTEAGALDRVAACVGEVLQRMPAESQIKLTLEPHHGNVLEQPEDFQTLLDAIPDERVGVCIDTGHFHSSGVDTLAAIRQFGSRIYAVHLKDHLGTVSVGIGRGELKLKQIIETLQEVGYQGDLTLELEVEDPENLPRYTEEAYFYLSGMLGLAL, encoded by the coding sequence ATGGACATTATCTGTGCTTCTATCTGTTACCGCGGCTACGCCGAAGATGAGGTCGCCGCAACGTTGGAATACGCACCACAGATCGGCTACCGATTGATGGAAATTCATGGACCCCTCATCTGGAGTGTTGACGCTGCCCACACGTTCGATATAGACGATATGAAGGCAAAGATCGACGCATCCGGTATGAAATGTGCGGGTCTCTATCCGCCCGGTTGGGGTGGCCAGGACAGCACCGATGTTGACGCACGCGCAGGTGCCATCGCAAGATGTGTTGAAATCGCTGAAGGACTCGGTGCGACACATCTAACAACGAGTGGGGCACAGCGTAGAACAGAAGCCGGTGCCTTGGACAGAGTCGCCGCCTGTGTCGGCGAGGTATTGCAACGCATGCCAGCAGAGAGTCAAATCAAGTTGACGCTTGAACCGCATCACGGCAATGTGCTTGAACAACCTGAGGATTTCCAAACGCTTTTAGATGCTATTCCCGACGAACGTGTCGGTGTCTGCATAGATACTGGACATTTCCATTCGTCAGGTGTCGATACGCTTGCCGCGATTCGTCAATTCGGTTCCCGTATCTATGCCGTGCATCTCAAGGACCATCTCGGCACCGTATCCGTCGGTATCGGGCGCGGTGAGCTCAAGCTCAAGCAGATTATCGAAACGCTCCAAGAGGTCGGCTACCAAGGCGATCTGACGCTGGAGTTGGAAGTTGAAGATCCAGAGAATCTACCACGCTATACCGAGGAAGCCTATTTCTATCTCAGTGGGATGCTCGGTTTGGCACTATAG